The Klebsiella electrica genome contains the following window.
TCATCCACCGCCCGAGGGAGATGTACTGATGTTTGCCCTGGCCGATGTGAACAGCTTCTATGCCAGCTGTGAACGTGTTTTCCGCCCGGATTTGAAAGGAAAGCCGATAGTCGTCCTGAGCAACAACGACGGGAACGTAATCGCTCGCAGTGCCGAGGCGAAGCCCTGGATCAAAATGGGAACTCCGTGGTTTCAGATAAAAAACGAAAGGTACCCGGAAAAAATATATGCGTTTTCAAGTAATTATGAACTTTACGCCTCGATGTCGGCGCGCGTGATGAACTGCCTGGAGGAACTGGCCCCCAGGGTGGAACAGTATTCCATTGATGAGATGTTCCTCGACCTGACCGGCGTGGAGCACTGTATGGGGCTTGAGGACTTCGGCCGGCAGCTGCGTCAGCACGTGTATGACTGTACCCGCCTGACCATTGGCGTGGGCGCCGGACCAACGAAAACCCTCGCAAAATCAGCCCAGTGGGCCTCAAAAGAGTGGAAACAGTTTCGTGGCGTACTCGCGCTGACCAGGGGAAATCCGCAAAGGACGCGGAAACTGCTTTCACTGCAGCCGGTTGAAGAAATCTGGGGGGTGGGTAACCGTATTGCACGCAAGCTAAATGTGCTGGGCATAAAAACCGCGCTCGATCTGGCTCTGACGAACCCGGCCTTCATCCGCAAAAATTTTTCTGTGGTCCTTGAGCGAACGGTACGGGAACTGAACGGGGAAAGCTGCCTTTCGCTTGAGGAAGCCCCTCCGACGAAACAGCAAATTGTCTGCAGCCGCAGTTTTGGCGTGAAGATCACGGAGTACGAGTCACTCCGTCAGGCTATCTGTCAGCACGCAGAGCGGGCCTCTGAAAAACTGCGTAAAGAGCACCAGTATTGCCGGCATATTTC
Protein-coding sequences here:
- a CDS encoding Y-family DNA polymerase; this translates as MFALADVNSFYASCERVFRPDLKGKPIVVLSNNDGNVIARSAEAKPWIKMGTPWFQIKNERYPEKIYAFSSNYELYASMSARVMNCLEELAPRVEQYSIDEMFLDLTGVEHCMGLEDFGRQLRQHVYDCTRLTIGVGAGPTKTLAKSAQWASKEWKQFRGVLALTRGNPQRTRKLLSLQPVEEIWGVGNRIARKLNVLGIKTALDLALTNPAFIRKNFSVVLERTVRELNGESCLSLEEAPPTKQQIVCSRSFGVKITEYESLRQAICQHAERASEKLRKEHQYCRHISVFIKTSPFAIKEPYYGNVATEKLLTPTQDTRDIIAAATMALERIWRDGHRYAKAGVMLNDFTGSGVSQLQLFDERPPRPHSAELMRVLDGINNSGLGKVWFAGRGIAPSWQMKRDMLSPAYTTRWRDIPVARIG